A window of Phenylobacterium sp. NIBR 498073 genomic DNA:
AGGACGATGTCGACAACGTCCTCGCGAACGCCTTCCAGCGACGAGAACTCATGCACCACGCCGTCGATCTGGACGGCGGTGACGGCCGCGCCCTGCAGCGACGACAGAAGCACACGGCGGAGGCTGTTGCCGAGCGTCACCCCGAAACCGCGCTCGAGCGGCTCGGCCACCAGACGCGCCTTGCGGTTCGCGTCGGTTCCGGCCTCGATCAGCGGCTTCTCGGGACGGATGAGCTCGTTCCAGTTTCTTTCGATCACGTAGAGATGTCCCTCGAAACGCAGGATCGCCGGACACGAAAAGCTCGGTCCGGCGCGTGGGGAGTGCGGTACTGCGGTACTTAGACCCGCCGGCGCTTGGGCGGCCGGCAGCCGTTATGCGGAATGGGGGTCACGTCGCGGATGGTGGTGATCGTCATGCCGACCGCCTGAAGCGCGCGCAGCGCCGACTCACGGCCGGAACCCGGACCGGAGACGTTCACTTCGAGGGTCTTCACGCCGTGCTCGGCGGCCTTGCGGCCAGCGTCCTCGGCCGCCATCTGCGCGGCGTACGGGGTCGACTTCCGGGAACCCTTGAACCCCATCATGCCGGCCGACGACCAGGAGATGGTGTTCCCCTGCGCGTCCGTGATGGTGATCATGGTGTTGTTGAACGAGGCGTTCACGTGCGCCACGCCCGAGGTGATGTTCTTGCGTTCGCGACGTTTGACGCGCGCCGGTTCCTTGGCCATCGCTAAGCTCTCTTACTTCTTCTTGCCGGCGATCGGCTTGGCCGGACCCTTGCGGGTGCGGGCGTTCGTGTGGGTGCGCTGACCGCGGACCGGCAGGCCCTTACGGTGACGCAGGCCG
This region includes:
- the rpsK gene encoding 30S ribosomal protein S11, translated to MAKEPARVKRRERKNITSGVAHVNASFNNTMITITDAQGNTISWSSAGMMGFKGSRKSTPYAAQMAAEDAGRKAAEHGVKTLEVNVSGPGSGRESALRALQAVGMTITTIRDVTPIPHNGCRPPKRRRV